Proteins from a genomic interval of Rosa chinensis cultivar Old Blush chromosome 2, RchiOBHm-V2, whole genome shotgun sequence:
- the LOC112185360 gene encoding E3 ubiquitin-protein ligase At1g63170 — protein sequence MDVPSPEPHSNSRSDQYPLLLEQMESPNSHVHVIDVTRNDDTSSSSSNDDQPPRVDLPQHEDRLSRITHAPTYQAASTSSNRLSARSSSFMRRGDGYSRHRRSPLNSGLWISVELLVTMSQIIASIVVLSLSTNENPQAPLFAWIVGYASGCVATLPILYWRFRNRNRGAELESTQSHQGSSERNPPEPTSYTAISITPASDEERNHTTETVMRNPQVAEPSSARLNGLVDHFKMALDCFFAVWFVVGNVWIFGGHSSSSDAPKLYRLCIVFLTFSCIGYAMPFILCATICCCLPCIISVLGFREDHAQTRGATTESINALPTYKFKLKRNGMNDDQESNTSGEGGLLAAGTEKERAISEEDAVCSICLANYSDNDEVRELTCSHVFHVECVDRWLKINASCPLCKSEVGESSGTTPGRDSSQQ from the exons ATGGATGTTCCCTCTCCAGAACCACATAGCAACTCTCGAAGTGACCAATATCCTTTGCTACTAGAGCAGATGGAAAGCCCCAACAGTCATGTGCACGTAATTGACGTAACGAGGAATGATGATACCTCATCAAGTTCATCTAATGATGATCAACCTCCTAGAGTGGACTTGCCTCAGCATGAAGATAGACTGTCACGTATTACACATGCCCCCACTTATCAGGCTGCTTCAACTTCGTCAAACAGATTAAGTGCTAGGAGTTCATCATTTATGAGGCGGGGTGATGGGTATAGTCGCCACAGAAGAAGCCCATTGAATTCAGGACTGTGGATTTCTGTTGAACTTCTTGTCACTATGAGTCAGATAATAGCATCTATTGTTGTTTTGTCATTGTCGACAAATGAAAATCCGCAAGCCCCTTTGTTCGCATGGATTGTGGGTTATGCATCTGGCTGTGTTGCAACACTACCTATTCTTTACTGGAGATTCCGTAACCGCAACAGGGGTgctgagctagaatccactcaATCTCATCAAGGGTCTTCTGAACGCAATCCTCCTGAACCAACTTCTTATACAGCTATTTCAATTACTCCAGCTTCAGACGAAGAAAGAAATCACACTACAGAAACAGTCATGAGAAACCCTCAAGTTGCAGAACCCTCAAGTGcaag ACTTAATGGGTTGGTGGATCATTTCAAGATGGCATTAGATTGCTTCTTCGCAGTCTGGTTTGTTGTGGGAAATGTGTGGATTTTTGGAGGTCACTCTTCTTCCTCTGATGCTCCTAAATTGTATAG GTTATGCATAGTGTTCCTTACCTTTAGCTGTATCGGATATGCCATGCCATTCATACTGTGTGCAACAATTTGTTGCTGCCTGCCGTGCATCATCTCTGTCCTGGGATTCCGAGAGGACCATGCTCAGACTAGAGGAGCCACCACAGAGTCAATTAATGCTCTGCCAACCTACAAATTCAAGCTGAAGAGAAATGGTATGAATGATGATCAGGAGAGCAACACCTCTGGTGAAGGAGGACTCTTGGCTGCAGGGACAGAGAAGGAGCGtgcaatatcagaagaagatgcG GTTTGTAGTATTTGCCTGGCAAATTATTCAGATAATGATGAGGTAAGAGAATTAACATGTTCACATGTCTTTCATGTGGAGTGTGTTGACAGATGGTTGAAAATCAATGCCTCATGTCCCCTCTGTAAGTCGGAGGTTGGAGAGAGCAGCGGTACCACGCCGGGCAGAGACTCCAGCCAGCAATAG
- the LOC112185359 gene encoding N-terminal acetyltransferase A complex auxiliary subunit NAA15 produces MGASLPPKEANLFKLIVKSYETKQYKKGLKAADAILKKFPDHGETLSMKGLTLNCMDRKSEAYELVRIGLKNDLKSHVCWHVYGLLYRSDREYREAIKCYRNALKIDPENIEILRDLSLLQAQMRDLTGFVETRQQLLTLKPNHRMNWIGFAVSHHLNSNALKAVEILEAYEGTLEDDHPPDNERCEHGEMLLYKVSLLEESSLMERALQELHKKEPKIVDKLDYKEQEVSLLVKLGRLEEGAELYRVLLSMNPDNYRYYQGLQKCLGLDAENSQYSPDEIERLDDLYKSLGQKYSWSSAVKRIPLDFLQGEKFREAADNYIRPLLTKGVPSLFSDLSPLYDHPGKADILEQLILELEHSVRVTGAYPGRVEKEPPSTLLWALFLLAQHYDRRGQYDVALSKIDEAIEHTPTVIDLYSAKSRFLKHAGDLAAAAALADEARCMDLADRYINSECVKRMLQADQVPLAERTAVLFTKDGDQHNNLHDMQCMWYELASGESYFRQGDLGRALKKFLGVEKHYADITEDQFDFHSYCLRKMTLRSYVEMLKFQDRLHSHAYFHKAAAGAIRCYLKLYDSPLKSTSEEDDDMSKLLPSQKKKMRQKQRKAEARAKKEAEGKNEESNVSGVSKSGKRPVKPVDPDPHGEKLLQVNDPMSEATKYLKLLQKNSPESLETHLLSFEVNMRKQKILLAFQALKQLLRLDAEHPDSHRSLIKFFHKVDMMPAPETDTEKLIWSVLGAERPLISRLQGNSLVEANMNFLEKHQDSLMHRAAVAEVLYALEPNRKDEAIALIEDSTNNMVPNTKGALGRVREWKLKDCITVDRLLKTFLVDAAAALRWKERCAEYFPYSTYFEGSRSSAVPDSAYNQNGSANHADHGHNAGSLAVNGNLEAFKDLTIQS; encoded by the exons ATGGGTGCCTCACTCCCTCCCAAAGAGGCCAACCTCTTCAAGCTCATCGTC AAATCATATGAAACTAAACAATATAAGAAGGGTCTGAAGGCAGCAGACGCCATATTGAAGAAGTTCCCAGACCATGGAG AAACTTTATCAATGAAGGGGTTAACATTGAATTGCATGGACCGTAAATCTGAAGCATATGAACTTGTCCGGATAGGACTAAAG AATGATCTCAAAAGTCATGTTTGCTGGCATGTGTATGGTCTGCTTTATCGATCTGACAGAGAGTACAGGGAGGCAATTAAATGCTATAGAAATGCCCTAAAGATAGATCCAGAAAATATTGAAATACTACGTGACCTGTCCCTCTTACAG GCTCAAATGCGGGATTTGACAGGATTTGTTGAGACAAGACAGCAACTCCTGACCTTGAAACCAAATCATCGCATGAATTGGATTGGCTTTGCAGTCTCCCATCATTTAAACTCAAA TGCCTTAAAAGCTGTTGAAATTCTGGAAGCATATGAAGGAACACTAGAAGATGATCATCCTCCGGATAATGAACGTTGTGAGCATGGGGAAATGCTTTTATATAAG GTTTCATTGCTAGAGGAAAGCAGCTTAATGGAAAGAGCTCTCCAGGAATTGCATAAGAAAGAGCCGAAAATA GTTGATAAATTGGACTATAAAGAACAAGAGGTTTCTCTTTTGGTGAAGCTTGGTCGGTTAGAAGAAGGTGCTGAACTGTATAGGGTATTGCTTTCCATGAATCCTGACAATTACAG ATATTATCAAGGACTGCAAAAATGCCTCGGGCTGGATGCAGAAAATTCCCAGTATTCACCTGATGAAATAGAAAGGTTAGATGACTTGTACAAATCACTTGGGCAGAAATACAGCTGGTCTTCAGCTGTTAAG AGGATCCCACTTGATTTTCTACAAGGTGAAAAGTTCCGCGAAGCAGCGGATAATTATATCAGGCCTCTCCTGACTAAG GGAGTTCCTTCATTATTCTCTGATCTTTCTCCTCTGTATGATCACCCTGGAAAA GCAGACATTCTTGAACAACTTATCCTTGAGTTGGAGCATTCAGTTCGGGTGACTGGTGCATACCCTGGGAG GGTAGAGAAGGAGCCCCCTTCAACACTTTTGTGGGCCTTGTTTCTGTTGGCTCAG CATTATGATAGACGAGGCCAATATGACGTGGCTTTATCTAAAATTGATGAGGCCATAGAGCACACTCCAACTGTGATTGATTTATATTCCGCCAAG AGTCGGTTTTTGAAGCATGCTGGTGATTTGGCTGCCGCTGCTGCATTGGCAGATGAAGCTAGATGTATGGATCTTGCAGATCGCTATATAAACAGTGAATGTGTTAAGCGCATGCTGCAGGCTGATCAG GTTCCTTTGGCAGAGAGAACTGCTGTATTGTTCACGAAAGATGGTGATCAGCACAACAACCTTCATGATATGCAGTGCATGTG GTATGAGCTTGCATCTGGTGAGAGTTATTTCCGGCAGGGTGATCTTGGACGAGCTCTGAAAAAATTTTTAGGTGTGGAGAAACACTATGCTGATATTACAGAAGACCAGTTTGACTTTCATTCTTATTGCTTAAGGAAAATGACTCTGCGTTCCTATGTGGAAATGCTTAAATTCCAAGATCGGTTGCATTCACATGCATATTTTCACAAAGCAGCAGCTGGTGCAATCAG ATGCTATTTGAAGTTGTATGATTCTCCTTTGAAATCAACatctgaagaagatgatgatatgTCAAAGTTGCTGCCTtctcagaagaagaaaatgaggcAAAAACAGAGAAAGGCAGAAGCACGAGCTAAGAAA GAGGCAGAAGGTAAAAATGAAGAATCTAATGTTAGTGGTGTGTCCAAGTCTGGGAAACGACCTGTAAAGCCTGTAGATCCAGATCCTCATGGGGAGAAGTTGTTGCAG GTCAACGATCCCATGTCAGAAGCTACAAAGTACTTGAAGCTGCTTCAGAAGAATTCTCCTGAGTCCTTGGAGACACACTTGCTTTCTTTTGAAGTAAATATGAGAAAGCAGAAGATTTTGCTAGCCTTTCAG GCTCTGAAGCAGCTACTGAGATTGGATGCCGAACACCCTGATTCGCATCGCTCTTTG ATTAAATTTTTCCATAAAGTCGACATGATGCCTGCTCCGGAGACTGATACTGAGAAACTGATTTGGAGCGTATTGGGAGCAGAGCGCCCCCTTATCAG TCGATTGCAGGGAAACTCATTGGTGGAGGCAAACATGAATTTCTTGGAAAAACATCAAG ATTCCTTGATGCATAGAGCTGCAGTTGCAGAGGTTCTGTATGCTTTGGAACCTAACAGGAAAGATGAGGCTATTGCATTAATTGAAGATTCGACCAACAATATGGTTCCCAA TACTAAGGGAGCCCTTGGACGGGTCAGAGAGTGGAAACTCAAGGATTGCATTACTGTTGACAGACTTCTTAAGACATTCCTTGTTGATGCTGCTGCTGCTTTGA GATGGAAAGAGCGATGCGCTGAGTATTTCCCTTACTCAACTTACTTTGAAGGCAGTCGCAGTTCTGCTGTACCTGATTCAGCTTACAACCAAAATGGTAGTGCGAACCATGCAGACCATGGACATAATGCAGGCTCCCTTGCAGTAAATGGAAATTTGGAGGCATTTAAAGACCTCACAATCCAATCATGA